A portion of the Pseudoalteromonas galatheae genome contains these proteins:
- a CDS encoding EAL domain-containing response regulator: MIDNKHLIIAIDDSELILTQLQLLVANQTPCLFKGFISGASALESQELHQASLILLDINMPQMDGVEILRKFAELNIQAPIALLSGEKDLFIRNTAALAELHGLNIISSLEKPLSITKLRELYSQLQSRGTPARSQHALQNYSKDEIYEGLLREEFCAYFQPKVASPSGTIIGAEVLARWHHNSDGIVQPSQFITTMEEHNLIHLLSYNLLKQTLSLLSHNRDVLKALQFSINLSVKELEDIKLPEKLESICEEYFTPTSQITLELTESHLLDNIKRALDVLLRLKLKGFKLSIDDFGTGYSSIKQLSELPFDELKIDRCFVDGCSTQPNKRVIIASTCEMAHQLGLEVVAEGVEEVEDLIVLQSYEVEYIQGYYYYPPCPPSEFLQMVSESALQKSHSSK, from the coding sequence ATGATAGATAATAAGCACCTAATTATTGCAATTGATGACAGCGAGCTCATCCTCACTCAATTACAGCTGTTGGTTGCCAATCAAACACCGTGCCTTTTTAAAGGTTTTATCAGTGGAGCGTCTGCATTAGAAAGTCAGGAGCTTCATCAAGCTTCTCTTATTTTACTCGATATCAATATGCCACAAATGGATGGTGTTGAAATCTTAAGAAAATTTGCCGAACTAAACATTCAAGCACCGATCGCATTGCTAAGTGGCGAAAAAGACCTATTTATTAGGAACACCGCTGCACTGGCTGAACTGCATGGCCTCAATATTATATCCAGTTTAGAAAAACCACTTTCTATAACAAAGCTCAGAGAGCTTTATAGTCAACTTCAGTCCAGAGGAACTCCCGCAAGATCCCAACATGCATTACAAAACTATAGTAAAGATGAAATCTACGAAGGGTTATTGCGTGAGGAGTTTTGTGCTTATTTCCAGCCCAAAGTTGCAAGTCCGTCAGGTACCATTATTGGCGCAGAGGTGCTCGCGAGATGGCATCATAACAGCGATGGTATAGTTCAACCTTCACAATTCATCACGACAATGGAAGAGCACAATTTAATTCATCTACTTTCCTATAATTTGTTGAAACAGACCTTATCTTTGCTAAGCCATAATCGCGATGTTCTAAAAGCACTTCAATTTAGTATCAATTTGAGTGTTAAAGAACTCGAAGACATAAAACTCCCAGAAAAGCTCGAATCTATCTGTGAAGAGTACTTCACCCCCACTTCACAGATCACCTTAGAGTTAACTGAAAGCCATTTATTAGACAATATCAAGCGTGCGCTTGACGTGTTACTGCGTCTAAAGCTTAAAGGCTTTAAACTATCAATAGATGACTTTGGTACAGGTTACTCCTCAATAAAACAACTTAGCGAGCTACCTTTTGATGAGCTAAAAATAGATAGGTGCTTTGTTGATGGCTGCTCTACACAGCCCAATAAGCGTGTCATTATTGCTAGTACCTGTGAAATGGCGCACCAACTTGGACTAGAGGTGGTAGCTGAAGGGGTCGAAGAGGTGGAAGATCTAATTGTGCTACAAAGCTACGAAGTAGAATACATACAAGGGTATTATTATTACCCACCTTGTCCGCCGTCAGAGTTTTTACAAATGGTCTCCGAATCTGCGTTGCAAAAGTCTCATTCTAGTAAATAA
- a CDS encoding TonB-dependent receptor codes for MQYSRSSVLSASCIAVKLALLGASATASASDDIEKISVYGKHNNIILQSGTATKSNMDLMQTPAAVVVVDKELLDSQSAATLQEALRNVSGLSQAGNNYGIGDSLMVRGLGVNYTYDGMYGGADLGNSFNPTRSLTNIESIEVLKGPATGLYGIGAAGGVVNLVEKKPQFEQALAINGKVGAWNTYGLGVDFTDAITDKLAYRVVANHERSDGYRDLESNRDEIYASLRFDPSSEHSFLLSTAYIDDSQQVDSIGDPVRIINWDSIDAEPGLVTADLLPNDSNYIVKDEKWLGQQLTDEQRAQLAASILASDGLKPFDLGDGNLISPLSRPNEGEEFRIKLRHDWYLNRNSKLTQQLLWRSYDSDFVRQTGAYNYVYWERRTKYKGEFYDVINGIPRAPLVVNGELYPYAARRQEYRRQVASEKTWQYFADLQLTWDMGSLSGEHLVSVNYENRDMRLKSWSAYDADGNGPVPYILDIRNPNWPTGDFEDYDPSLRTNYDKTLTAYGISVQEVLYITDALTARAGLAYTSVEQKYQHLGSEVLAAVGKELDTDDAGMTYNVGVNYQVTPQLSAFVNMAKGRTAYSVLGSLENEANANRKNRPDSESETLDIGVRFTAFDEDLLGSLVWFETKRTNLMYKNPEYNDQPGEDYNVSVPHYFFDDEDESKGVELDLNLALNDQISVNMNATYQDAVEIRSNERSGQMKGVPKKFASTWVKYTQPMEWFGGALEYSLGINYESERTINSVSFGLPTATIDGYTRWDAAIKFDAEQFDIQLNLENLTDERYYSKALFLGGMPGNERNAKLSFNYKF; via the coding sequence ATGCAATACTCTCGCTCTTCTGTTCTTTCCGCTTCTTGTATTGCGGTTAAGTTAGCTTTACTAGGTGCAAGCGCAACCGCTTCCGCTTCAGATGATATAGAAAAAATCAGTGTTTATGGCAAACATAATAACATTATTCTGCAATCTGGTACTGCAACCAAGTCTAATATGGATCTTATGCAAACGCCTGCGGCGGTTGTTGTTGTTGACAAGGAGCTACTAGATTCGCAAAGCGCAGCGACTTTACAAGAAGCACTACGCAACGTAAGTGGTTTATCTCAGGCAGGTAATAACTACGGTATTGGTGATTCGCTAATGGTTCGTGGTCTAGGCGTAAACTATACCTACGATGGTATGTATGGTGGTGCTGACTTAGGGAACAGCTTTAACCCAACACGCTCCTTAACCAACATCGAAAGTATTGAAGTGTTAAAAGGTCCTGCTACTGGCCTTTATGGTATTGGTGCAGCAGGTGGTGTGGTCAACTTAGTAGAGAAAAAGCCTCAATTTGAACAGGCGCTTGCAATTAACGGTAAAGTGGGCGCGTGGAATACTTATGGCTTGGGCGTTGATTTTACAGATGCAATTACTGATAAGCTTGCCTACCGTGTTGTTGCAAACCATGAGCGTAGCGACGGCTATCGAGATCTAGAATCAAATAGAGACGAAATCTATGCAAGCTTACGTTTCGACCCAAGCAGCGAGCACTCATTTTTACTTTCAACAGCTTATATTGATGACTCACAACAAGTAGATTCAATCGGCGATCCGGTACGGATTATTAACTGGGATAGTATCGACGCAGAGCCCGGGTTAGTTACTGCTGACCTTTTACCTAACGACTCTAACTATATAGTAAAAGATGAAAAGTGGCTTGGTCAGCAGCTTACAGATGAGCAGCGTGCTCAATTAGCGGCTTCCATTTTAGCGTCAGACGGTCTAAAACCGTTTGACTTGGGTGATGGCAACCTAATTTCACCACTTTCACGCCCAAATGAGGGCGAAGAGTTTCGTATTAAATTACGTCATGACTGGTATCTAAATCGCAACTCAAAGCTGACTCAACAACTGTTATGGCGTAGTTACGATTCGGATTTTGTTCGCCAAACAGGTGCTTATAATTATGTTTATTGGGAGCGTAGAACAAAGTACAAAGGTGAGTTTTACGATGTGATCAATGGTATACCAAGAGCGCCTTTGGTTGTTAACGGTGAGTTATACCCGTATGCGGCTCGCCGTCAAGAATATCGTCGCCAAGTTGCCAGTGAAAAAACCTGGCAGTACTTTGCCGATTTGCAGTTAACTTGGGATATGGGTTCTTTGAGCGGAGAGCACTTAGTCAGTGTTAACTATGAAAATCGCGATATGCGTTTAAAGAGTTGGTCTGCCTATGATGCCGATGGCAATGGTCCAGTCCCTTACATTTTAGATATTCGCAATCCTAACTGGCCAACGGGTGATTTCGAAGATTACGACCCATCGTTGCGAACTAATTATGACAAAACGCTTACAGCTTATGGCATTAGTGTACAAGAAGTGCTCTATATCACTGATGCACTAACTGCTCGTGCTGGTCTTGCATATACTAGCGTTGAACAAAAGTATCAGCATTTGGGAAGTGAAGTACTCGCCGCAGTAGGTAAAGAGTTGGATACTGACGATGCAGGTATGACTTACAATGTGGGGGTAAACTATCAAGTGACTCCTCAGCTGTCTGCTTTTGTAAACATGGCAAAAGGTCGTACAGCATACAGTGTACTGGGTAGCCTAGAAAATGAAGCTAATGCAAACCGTAAAAATCGACCTGACTCGGAATCTGAAACGTTAGATATTGGTGTGCGTTTTACTGCCTTTGACGAAGACTTATTAGGGTCATTAGTGTGGTTTGAAACAAAACGTACAAATCTCATGTATAAAAACCCTGAGTACAATGATCAGCCTGGAGAAGACTACAATGTGAGTGTTCCACACTATTTCTTTGATGATGAAGATGAGTCAAAAGGTGTAGAGCTGGACTTAAATTTAGCATTGAACGACCAAATCAGTGTGAACATGAATGCAACTTATCAAGATGCTGTTGAGATCCGTTCAAATGAGCGCTCAGGTCAAATGAAAGGGGTACCAAAAAAGTTTGCCAGCACGTGGGTGAAGTATACTCAACCTATGGAATGGTTTGGTGGTGCATTAGAGTATAGTCTTGGCATTAACTATGAGAGTGAAAGAACAATTAACTCTGTGTCTTTCGGTCTCCCAACAGCGACGATTGATGGTTATACCCGCTGGGACGCGGCAATTAAGTTCGATGCCGAGCAGTTCGACATTCAGCTAAACTTAGAAAACTTAACTGATGAGCGTTATTACAGTAAAGCATTGTTCCTAGGTGGTATGCCGGGTAATGAGCGTAACGCTAAGTTGAGCTTTAACTATAAGTTCTAA
- a CDS encoding AraC family transcriptional regulator, with translation MTRKATTLSHYTTRLNHVIDYIYNNINRDLDVITLADQCHMSTYHFHRVYRSIAGETINATVRRMRLHVAAGMLIRTQDSIAKVAEQAGYASIEAFSRAFSQRYKQPPSLFRQREQTKLKDYAAEFYIIKADEDSNMFNVEISSNEQMTLIGLEHHGDYMQIGQAFEKLNLLAQQQGLLDAETRFFGVYFDDPKTVEENKLKSMATILVPKTTASLPEGFCEFTIPQGKTANLLYQGDYASLETPYEYLFGQWLPNSEFEPADVPVIEEYLNDVRETPPHELLTRITCYVK, from the coding sequence ATGACTAGAAAAGCAACGACCTTAAGCCATTACACTACTCGCTTAAATCACGTTATTGATTATATCTATAACAATATTAATCGCGATCTTGATGTTATCACGCTTGCTGATCAATGCCATATGTCGACCTATCACTTTCACCGTGTTTATCGCTCAATCGCTGGGGAAACCATCAATGCAACCGTGAGAAGAATGCGACTACACGTTGCCGCAGGCATGTTAATTCGCACTCAAGACTCTATTGCAAAGGTGGCTGAGCAAGCGGGCTACGCAAGTATTGAAGCATTTAGCCGAGCATTTTCCCAACGATACAAGCAACCACCTAGTCTGTTTCGTCAACGTGAACAGACCAAGTTAAAGGACTATGCAGCCGAATTTTATATTATTAAGGCAGATGAGGATTCGAATATGTTTAATGTAGAAATCAGCAGTAATGAGCAAATGACGTTGATCGGACTTGAGCATCATGGCGATTACATGCAAATTGGCCAGGCATTTGAAAAGTTAAACTTACTGGCGCAACAACAAGGTTTATTAGATGCAGAAACGCGTTTCTTTGGTGTGTATTTTGACGACCCAAAAACTGTCGAGGAAAATAAACTGAAATCAATGGCGACAATTTTAGTGCCAAAGACAACAGCCTCCCTACCAGAGGGGTTTTGTGAATTCACCATTCCACAAGGCAAAACGGCGAACCTACTCTACCAAGGAGACTACGCCTCTTTAGAAACACCGTATGAATATCTGTTTGGACAATGGTTACCCAACAGCGAGTTTGAGCCTGCAGATGTACCCGTTATCGAAGAGTACTTAAATGATGTCAGGGAGACACCACCACACGAACTTCTCACTCGTATCACTTGTTACGTTAAATAA
- a CDS encoding response regulator, which translates to MHKKEVEHAQRHPKVIIICDDPADLSGVVDIVASQVSAFRTLTSHKEVAEVLTESPPDVIVIARSTVAKSVEIYSLLAKHGLLNYAHENILLCENKESGVAFRCCMKGIFTDYFVYKPMYENYRFRMILHNALVRTEGTSEVTKIREEHFGRIDDKLKQLIDDAALYHQKADETLQTVRRNLDNEKGINKVQDDLLNELKQKHLSPLLDELEHQLADSVHELTKRLKDKQFSIAELTALLSEKDNSKCAQLAQNVLPVGETGEVNISEPKALETKQEEIKIMVVEDNEIYREMIAKILRDEGHKVECETSGLGAIKTLRKHKFTMVFMDLFMPELDGYNTTKNIRNIPHCKKLPIIALTSNKNKDIIRKWASLGLTGYITKPSTKSSILKAVEKALTESQ; encoded by the coding sequence ATGCATAAAAAAGAAGTTGAACACGCGCAGCGACATCCAAAAGTTATCATCATCTGTGACGATCCAGCAGATCTAAGTGGTGTTGTTGACATTGTTGCTTCTCAGGTAAGCGCATTTCGCACACTAACAAGCCATAAAGAAGTCGCTGAAGTGCTTACAGAATCACCACCTGATGTTATCGTCATTGCTCGAAGTACGGTTGCAAAAAGCGTAGAAATATACAGTCTACTTGCAAAACATGGCCTGCTTAATTACGCCCATGAGAACATCCTACTATGTGAAAATAAAGAATCAGGTGTCGCCTTTAGGTGTTGTATGAAAGGTATTTTTACCGATTACTTTGTTTACAAACCTATGTACGAAAATTACCGATTTCGGATGATCTTGCATAATGCTTTGGTTCGCACAGAGGGCACATCTGAGGTCACCAAGATCCGAGAAGAACATTTTGGTCGCATCGATGATAAATTAAAGCAACTCATTGATGATGCAGCTTTGTACCATCAAAAAGCGGATGAGACACTACAGACAGTAAGGCGAAACCTAGATAATGAAAAAGGAATTAACAAAGTTCAAGATGACTTGCTCAATGAGCTGAAGCAAAAACACTTATCGCCACTATTGGATGAATTAGAACATCAATTGGCAGATAGCGTTCATGAATTAACAAAGAGGCTGAAAGATAAACAGTTTTCTATCGCAGAGCTTACCGCGTTACTGAGCGAAAAAGACAACTCAAAATGCGCACAGCTAGCGCAGAATGTATTGCCAGTTGGTGAGACGGGTGAAGTTAACATTAGTGAGCCGAAAGCACTTGAAACAAAGCAAGAAGAAATAAAAATAATGGTGGTCGAAGACAACGAAATCTACCGTGAAATGATAGCTAAAATTTTACGCGACGAGGGACATAAAGTAGAGTGTGAAACCAGTGGACTAGGTGCAATAAAAACATTGAGGAAGCATAAATTCACCATGGTGTTTATGGATCTATTTATGCCTGAACTCGATGGCTACAACACAACAAAAAATATTCGCAACATTCCACATTGTAAAAAACTGCCGATCATTGCTTTAACAAGCAATAAAAACAAAGACATAATTAGAAAATGGGCATCTTTAGGGCTTACAGGATACATCACCAAGCCTTCAACCAAATCATCTATTCTTAAAGCAGTGGAAAAAGCACTGACGGAAAGCCAGTAA